Within the Mycobacteriales bacterium genome, the region GGCGACGCGCTGAGCATCCGGGCCGACGACGCCCAGGACGGTCGCAGCCCCCGGCTCGAGGTGCTCCTGCTCGGCGGGACCCCGCTACGCGAGCCGGTAGCCCGATACGGCCCGTTCGTGATGAACACCCGGGCGGAGATCATCCAGGCGATGGAGGACTTCCAAGCCGGCCGGATGGGGACCATCCCGGTCGCCCGGCTCGGCGACTGACTCAACTCGCGGCGAGTGGCTCGAGCAGCTGCGGACCGTTGTTCTTCACGTTGTTGACCTCGAACCCGACCGGGTAGGCCTCGAGGCGGCCCGGCACCGCCGGGACAAGCAGTTCCGCCACCGAACTGCCGGTTCGCTCGGGGTCCAGCCAGGCCGTCCAGCGGTCGCGGTCCACGGTTAGCGGCGCCCGGTCGTGGACCCGCCCCACGTCGTCAGGGGCGGAAGTGGTGAGGATCGTGCAGGTGACCAGCCACTCGCCGTCGTCGCCGGACCGCCAGAACTCGTACAACCCGGCCAGCGCGAGCAGCGACTCGCCGCGCGGCCGGATGAAGAACGGCTGCTTGCGCTCCCCCGGGCGGTCAGGGTCGTACCACTCGTAATAGCCGTCGGCTGGAAGCAGGCAGCGGCGGGACTCGAACGCGCGGCGGAATGCCGGCTTCTCGGCGACCGTTTCGGCCCGCGCGTTGATCAACCGGCTGCCGATCCCGGGGTCCTTCGCCCACGAGGGCACCAGGCCCCAACGCATCACGACGAGGCGCCGGGAGATCGGGCCGTCCGGTTCGTGGCGGGGCCGGCGGTCGACCACCGCATAGACCGGCTTGGTGGGGGCGACGTTGAAGTCCGGGTCCAGCGGCTCGTCGACCGCGTCGTCCTCGATCCCGAAAGCGGCGGCGAGGTCGGACACCGGGCGAGCCGACGCGTAACGACCGCACACGCCGCCCAGCCTAGGTAACCCGCCCCCCGCCGCGCTGCGCACCGCCCAGCCGAACGGGAGCGGAGACGAGCTGACCGACGGGTGCGGCGGGAGCGGGACCGATGACGGCAGCGGCCTGCGGCGCACGGTCGGACCTGCGGGTGGGCCCCAGACGATACGGGGCAGCGCCCCCCGCCCGCCGGATGGGACGATCGCCCCATGCCCGGGTCCGAGCTCGCCCCGCCCTCGGTCGGTTCCGACTGGCCGGCGCCGACCGCGGAATCCCCGGTGGACGCCGAGATCCGGGTTCCAGGCTCCAAGTCCGCGACGAACCGTGCGCTCGTGCTGAGCGCGCTGGCGGCCGGCCGTTCCCGGCTGAAC harbors:
- a CDS encoding SOS response-associated peptidase is translated as MRSAAGGGLPRLGGVCGRYASARPVSDLAAAFGIEDDAVDEPLDPDFNVAPTKPVYAVVDRRPRHEPDGPISRRLVVMRWGLVPSWAKDPGIGSRLINARAETVAEKPAFRRAFESRRCLLPADGYYEWYDPDRPGERKQPFFIRPRGESLLALAGLYEFWRSGDDGEWLVTCTILTTSAPDDVGRVHDRAPLTVDRDRWTAWLDPERTGSSVAELLVPAVPGRLEAYPVGFEVNNVKNNGPQLLEPLAAS